A genome region from Dolichospermum compactum NIES-806 includes the following:
- a CDS encoding tocopherol cyclase family protein — protein MLNIPKSLLNFTQTPHSGYHWDGSDRRFFEGWYYRVTLPEIRQTIAFMYSIEDPIGNQPYSGGAAQILGINDEYLCRTFPDVNKFWASRDVLGLGHWGKTNLQVPPLYLIPREFTYYIPEGYQATATLNQGIITDPTNGNYCRWEYAIQPLYAWGNQNSLQQSTAGWLSFSQIFEPGWQILMAHGLASGWIDWHGKIYEFTNAPAYSEKNWGGAFPQKWFWLNCNAFINQPDLALTAGGGKRGVLWWMESVAMIGIHHQGKFYEFVPWNSEVTWQIQPWGRWQMQAKNLKYEIELTGTTHLPGTPLRAPTTNGLTFCCRDTMQGEINLELRELNGGKSQVILNASSNLCGLEVGGDDWDDCWRSQ, from the coding sequence ATGCTGAATATTCCCAAGAGTCTCCTTAATTTCACCCAAACTCCCCATAGCGGCTATCATTGGGATGGGAGCGATCGCCGTTTTTTTGAGGGCTGGTATTACCGTGTCACATTGCCCGAAATTAGACAAACTATCGCCTTCATGTACTCCATCGAAGATCCCATTGGCAATCAGCCCTACAGCGGTGGTGCGGCCCAAATTCTGGGCATAAATGATGAATACCTCTGTCGCACTTTTCCTGATGTCAACAAGTTCTGGGCGAGTCGGGATGTTTTAGGATTAGGACACTGGGGAAAAACCAACTTACAAGTTCCACCTTTATACCTTATTCCCCGTGAATTTACTTACTATATCCCAGAAGGCTATCAAGCCACAGCTACCTTAAATCAAGGCATAATTACAGATCCTACCAATGGTAATTATTGCCGATGGGAGTATGCAATTCAACCCCTATACGCATGGGGAAATCAAAATAGTCTTCAGCAATCAACCGCCGGTTGGTTATCATTTTCTCAGATATTTGAACCTGGTTGGCAAATTTTAATGGCTCATGGTTTAGCCAGCGGTTGGATAGATTGGCATGGTAAAATCTATGAGTTCACAAATGCCCCAGCTTACTCAGAAAAAAATTGGGGTGGTGCTTTTCCCCAAAAATGGTTTTGGCTAAACTGTAATGCCTTTATCAATCAACCAGACTTAGCTTTAACAGCCGGTGGCGGCAAACGTGGTGTATTATGGTGGATGGAATCAGTGGCGATGATTGGTATCCACCACCAAGGTAAGTTTTATGAATTTGTTCCCTGGAACTCAGAGGTAACATGGCAAATTCAGCCCTGGGGTAGATGGCAAATGCAAGCCAAAAACCTCAAATACGAAATTGAACTGACAGGAACTACCCATCTTCCCGGTACACCCTTGCGCGCACCTACAACTAATGGTTTAACTTTTTGTTGTCGAGATACCATGCAAGGAGAAATAAACTTAGAATTGCGAGAACTTAATGGCGGCAAATCTCAGGTTATCCTGAATGCAAGTAGTAATCTATGCGGGTTAGAAGTTGGTGGTGATGATTGGGATGATTGTTGGCGATCGCAATAA
- a CDS encoding M3 family metallopeptidase: protein MRATATIYQNPLLQSCGLPAFAAIKSEQVEPAFSHLLAELEKQLIDLETNIEPTWSGLVEPLEKLTERLNWSWGILNHLMGVKNSQELRIAYEKVQPQVVQFMNILGQSQPIYNAFKAIRNSPRWETLDSAQQRIIKAAIRDAELSGVGLEGKDRERFNSIQMELAELATKFANHVLDATKSFILILTTHDDINGLPSSLLSLAAQVARASGEENATPEHGPWHITLDFPSYFPFMQHSTRRDLREKLYKAYITRASSGELDNNPLIVRILELRKELAKLIGFETFAELSLASKMAQDVPAVEKLLEELRQASYHAAVKDLEQLKAFAQMKGATEAENLQHWDISFWAERQREEKFAFTAEELLPYFPLPQVLDGLFGLVKRLFGVTVTPADGQAPIWHEDVQYFQIADKYGEPIAYFYLDAYSRPAEKRGGAWMDACIHRRKVTENGLTTIRLPVAYLICNQTPPVDGNPSLMAFDEVETLFHEFGHGLHHMLTKVDYLGAAGTNNVEWDAVELPSQFMENWCYDRQTLFGMAKHYETGKALPEHYYQKLLAARNYMSGSTMLRQLDFSSVDLELHYRYSPDSQETVTDVRHRIAKLTTVLPPLPEDAFLCAFGHIFEGGYAAGYYSYKWAEVLSADAFAAFEEVGLEDEAAIHAIGRRYRDTVLALGGSQHPMDVFKTFRGREPSTKALLKHNGLLAAV, encoded by the coding sequence ATGCGTGCAACTGCTACTATTTATCAGAATCCCCTACTTCAAAGCTGTGGTTTACCCGCATTTGCGGCTATTAAATCGGAGCAAGTCGAACCAGCTTTTAGTCATCTGTTGGCAGAACTGGAAAAGCAATTAATTGACTTAGAGACAAATATAGAGCCTACTTGGAGCGGTTTAGTAGAACCTCTAGAAAAATTGACAGAAAGACTCAATTGGAGTTGGGGAATTCTGAATCATTTAATGGGTGTAAAAAATAGTCAAGAACTACGTATTGCCTATGAAAAGGTACAGCCGCAAGTAGTTCAGTTTATGAATATCTTGGGTCAAAGTCAACCTATTTATAATGCTTTCAAAGCAATTCGGAATAGTCCTAGATGGGAAACTTTAGATTCAGCCCAACAGAGAATTATCAAAGCTGCAATTCGGGATGCAGAATTGTCTGGTGTTGGATTAGAAGGAAAAGATAGAGAGCGTTTTAATAGTATTCAAATGGAATTAGCGGAACTGGCAACTAAGTTTGCTAATCATGTTCTAGATGCGACTAAAAGCTTTATTTTAATTCTCACCACCCACGATGACATTAATGGCTTACCAAGTAGCTTGTTGAGTCTTGCAGCCCAAGTTGCTCGTGCATCTGGAGAAGAAAATGCCACCCCGGAACATGGACCTTGGCATATTACTTTAGATTTTCCTAGTTATTTCCCATTCATGCAGCACAGTACCCGACGGGATTTGCGTGAAAAACTCTATAAGGCTTATATTACCAGGGCATCTTCTGGGGAATTAGATAATAATCCTTTGATTGTACGAATTTTAGAGTTAAGAAAAGAACTAGCTAAATTAATTGGCTTTGAAACTTTTGCTGAACTGAGTTTGGCTAGTAAGATGGCTCAGGATGTCCCCGCTGTAGAAAAGCTATTAGAAGAACTCCGTCAGGCTAGTTATCATGCTGCGGTTAAAGACTTAGAACAACTTAAAGCCTTTGCACAGATGAAAGGTGCGACAGAAGCGGAAAATTTGCAACATTGGGATATTAGTTTTTGGGCTGAACGTCAACGGGAAGAAAAATTTGCCTTTACGGCTGAGGAGTTACTCCCCTATTTCCCTCTCCCTCAAGTGCTAGATGGGTTATTTGGGCTGGTAAAAAGGCTTTTTGGTGTAACGGTGACTCCTGCTGATGGCCAAGCCCCAATATGGCATGAGGATGTTCAGTATTTCCAAATTGCTGATAAATATGGTGAACCTATTGCCTATTTTTACTTAGATGCTTACAGCCGTCCCGCAGAAAAACGTGGTGGTGCTTGGATGGATGCTTGCATTCACCGTCGCAAAGTCACAGAAAATGGTTTAACTACTATCCGTTTACCTGTAGCTTATTTGATTTGTAACCAAACCCCCCCTGTGGATGGTAATCCGAGTTTAATGGCTTTTGATGAGGTGGAAACATTGTTCCATGAATTTGGACATGGCTTACATCATATGCTGACTAAGGTAGATTATTTAGGAGCAGCAGGTACTAATAATGTTGAGTGGGATGCAGTGGAATTACCGAGTCAGTTTATGGAGAACTGGTGTTATGACCGCCAAACCTTGTTTGGTATGGCGAAACATTATGAAACGGGAAAAGCATTACCGGAACATTATTACCAAAAATTGTTGGCGGCACGTAATTACATGAGTGGTTCAACTATGTTGCGGCAACTGGATTTTAGTAGTGTGGATTTGGAGTTACATTACCGCTATTCCCCTGATAGTCAGGAAACTGTGACAGATGTGCGACACCGGATTGCTAAGTTAACGACTGTGTTACCACCATTACCCGAAGATGCTTTTCTGTGTGCTTTCGGTCATATTTTTGAAGGAGGTTATGCAGCGGGATACTATAGCTATAAATGGGCTGAAGTTCTTAGTGCTGATGCTTTTGCTGCCTTTGAGGAAGTAGGTTTGGAAGATGAAGCTGCAATCCATGCGATTGGCAGACGTTACCGAGATACGGTGTTAGCACTAGGTGGCAGTCAGCATCCAATGGATGTCTTTAAAACCTTCCGGGGACGAGAACCCAGTACCAAGGCTTTACTCAAGCACAATGGGCTGCTGGCTGCTGTGTAA
- a CDS encoding GumC family protein codes for MSINQEDQDSSIDIQQYWLIFKGRWPMASIVFAVVFGVTALVTYSTKPVYESEGKLVFTKKSGASSLTSLSQQMGELGALTNLSNPVDTESEIIRSYPIVNKTITTLKLTDDQGKQLSLEVFLKKLKLKTIRGTDVMQLSYRSTNPQEAAKVVNSIMKYYLESNVRTNRTEARSAREFLSKQLPEVEKRVTKAEMNLRRFKENNRVVALDVEAKTGLESLGKLDEAITKSQGELAAVLTRSVALQNEMKLGTQQAVDLSSLSQSPGVQQVLTEYQKTQSELAIARSLYTNDNPKVVDLVMKEASLKNVLKERVAQTVGSSESLPKQNLHIGELKQSLTQDLVKSEVERLALTKQVEELQRVFIVNRRRLDSLPRLEQQQLQLQRQLTVAQLTYQELLKQFQFIEVLENQNVGNSRIISEALVPERPVSPKIPLNLALGGFLGIILGAGTALVLESMNQSLKNIEEANRLLGFPLLGTIPLYIGKNPKNPQEGRQELPVLNNPYSPVSTSFEMLQTNLGFTLSDKELRVILLTSSIPGEGKSFVAANLALAAAAQPGRRVLLVDADMRRPRQQSIWEIHNLLGLSNVLAGQVQLKNAVQEVSPQVHILPAGRTPPSPVTLLDSQRMADLIEEARREYDFIIIDTPPLTAVTDPMIVGKYVDGLLLVVRPGFVEYSAVKSAKSLLEQARVPTLGMVVNGISEENGYGGYYKYKDYYGEKVVSKEKRSQANVR; via the coding sequence ATGTCCATTAACCAAGAAGACCAAGATTCCTCTATTGACATCCAACAATACTGGCTAATATTCAAAGGACGTTGGCCTATGGCATCAATCGTCTTTGCAGTTGTCTTCGGAGTCACAGCCCTTGTCACTTACTCAACAAAACCAGTTTACGAGTCAGAAGGGAAATTGGTTTTCACTAAAAAAAGTGGTGCTTCATCACTCACAAGTCTCTCCCAACAGATGGGAGAACTGGGCGCACTGACAAACCTCAGCAACCCAGTAGATACAGAATCCGAGATCATTCGTTCCTACCCCATTGTTAACAAAACTATTACCACCCTGAAGTTAACTGATGATCAAGGCAAACAGCTTTCCTTAGAAGTTTTTCTCAAAAAATTGAAGCTGAAAACTATCCGAGGTACGGATGTCATGCAGCTTTCTTACAGGAGTACAAATCCCCAGGAAGCAGCCAAGGTGGTAAATTCCATCATGAAATATTACCTAGAGAGTAATGTTCGCACCAATCGTACAGAAGCTAGATCAGCGCGAGAATTTTTATCTAAGCAATTACCAGAGGTTGAGAAACGAGTTACAAAAGCAGAAATGAACCTGCGTAGGTTTAAAGAAAACAATCGAGTAGTCGCTCTGGATGTAGAAGCCAAAACCGGCTTAGAATCTCTAGGAAAATTAGATGAAGCAATTACAAAAAGCCAAGGGGAATTAGCGGCGGTCTTGACTCGTTCTGTAGCCTTACAGAATGAAATGAAATTGGGTACGCAACAGGCTGTTGATCTCAGTAGTTTAAGTCAATCCCCTGGTGTACAACAGGTACTTACAGAATACCAAAAAACACAATCTGAACTAGCAATAGCACGAAGTCTTTACACCAATGACAATCCAAAAGTCGTGGATTTAGTCATGAAAGAGGCATCCCTGAAAAACGTACTCAAAGAGCGAGTTGCCCAGACCGTTGGTAGTTCCGAATCCCTACCCAAACAGAACTTGCACATAGGAGAACTCAAACAATCACTAACTCAAGACCTTGTCAAATCAGAGGTAGAAAGGTTAGCATTAACAAAACAAGTAGAGGAACTGCAAAGGGTATTTATAGTTAACAGAAGACGTTTGGATAGTTTGCCTCGCCTGGAACAACAACAACTACAGCTACAGCGGCAGTTAACCGTAGCACAACTCACCTATCAAGAACTCCTCAAGCAATTCCAGTTCATTGAAGTATTGGAGAATCAGAATGTCGGTAATTCACGGATTATATCTGAGGCTTTAGTTCCTGAGCGTCCCGTTTCTCCCAAGATACCCCTCAACTTAGCACTAGGCGGATTTTTAGGAATTATTTTGGGTGCAGGAACAGCCTTGGTGTTGGAATCCATGAATCAATCCCTCAAAAATATTGAAGAAGCCAATCGGCTGTTGGGCTTTCCTTTACTGGGGACAATTCCCCTATATATTGGAAAAAATCCCAAGAATCCCCAGGAAGGTCGGCAAGAGTTGCCTGTGTTGAATAACCCCTATTCACCAGTCAGTACATCCTTTGAAATGCTCCAGACTAACCTGGGATTCACCCTATCTGACAAAGAATTACGGGTAATTTTGCTGACTAGTTCCATACCTGGAGAGGGTAAATCTTTCGTAGCGGCAAATTTAGCGTTAGCAGCCGCCGCCCAGCCAGGACGAAGAGTGCTATTAGTGGATGCCGATATGCGTCGTCCCCGTCAACAAAGCATTTGGGAAATACATAATTTATTGGGACTAAGCAATGTCCTAGCTGGTCAGGTGCAGTTAAAAAATGCTGTCCAGGAAGTATCTCCCCAAGTGCATATATTACCAGCAGGAAGAACTCCACCCAGCCCAGTCACACTTTTGGATTCCCAGCGCATGGCTGACTTAATTGAAGAAGCAAGGCGTGAATATGATTTTATAATTATTGACACGCCACCATTAACTGCTGTCACTGATCCAATGATAGTTGGCAAGTACGTAGATGGGTTATTGCTGGTTGTTCGACCTGGATTTGTGGAATATTCAGCGGTAAAATCTGCGAAGTCATTACTTGAGCAGGCGAGAGTGCCTACTCTGGGAATGGTCGTCAATGGTATTAGTGAGGAAAATGGTTATGGTGGTTATTATAAGTATAAGGATTATTACGGCGAAAAAGTAGTAAGTAAGGAGAAGCGATCGCAAGCTAATGTGCGGTAA
- a CDS encoding DUF1823 family protein has protein sequence MSNLPPLNTETIWAIINDTIDDTTVNQLLWYHLGYRYDAMTETWDNSQVAPTWRDEYPQPPDFIDSRPAIMKLTRSIPQENKQILKEKLGFKGYKIGEFGPRQTRRATSANWLLSYMLTTTGTIE, from the coding sequence ATGTCTAATCTTCCACCGCTAAATACAGAAACAATTTGGGCAATTATTAACGATACAATTGATGATACTACTGTAAACCAATTATTATGGTATCACTTAGGTTATCGTTATGATGCGATGACAGAAACTTGGGATAATAGTCAAGTAGCACCAACATGGCGAGATGAATATCCACAACCACCAGATTTTATTGATTCCCGTCCAGCAATCATGAAATTAACTCGTTCTATTCCCCAGGAAAATAAACAGATACTCAAGGAAAAACTCGGTTTTAAAGGTTACAAAATTGGTGAGTTTGGTCCTCGACAAACTCGCAGAGCCACATCAGCAAATTGGTTATTAAGTTATATGTTAACAACCACTGGTACAATTGAATAA
- a CDS encoding sugar transferase: MLEIGFETNRVRIQLVKLPRFISIFLIMGDVFGLFVCLGISSYETLDHPLTGFDPFVYGFIILTLTGMYLLDTYHPEKEIAGLQAPTRILISSLIVAIITSVLINLSGNWERDPVGMRGILLVNLGIFTIWAMILRIWAFNWWRSQAQQSRWLMLGANNHAIKFAQMFLTQNPLGRLVILTETGQHIPELAEIEPQLSHEGSLNDLSYWSHQPLSGVVVGTQISLSDQQVQSLMQLRLKGIPVYRLPDIWETLCYKLPSSLLEDEWFAFSSGFNLVFCGDRLKIKRVTDIIVTGLLSVLVSPIMIFVGLIIKLDSPVPIFYSQLRTGLYGKPFRVYKFRSMYQDAEKRGAQWASQRDPRITRVGYWLRVLRIDELPQIWNVLRGEMSLIGPRPERPEFDVKLKEAIPYYEMRYLVKPGITGWAQVLYPYGSSLEDAYEKLAYDLYYIKNYSLWLDIVIVLKTIRVVLLGKGR; the protein is encoded by the coding sequence ATGCTAGAGATAGGATTTGAGACTAATAGGGTCCGTATTCAGTTAGTAAAACTCCCACGCTTTATCTCTATATTTCTGATAATGGGAGATGTTTTTGGCCTATTTGTCTGTTTAGGAATTAGTTCTTACGAGACTCTGGATCATCCATTGACAGGATTTGATCCATTTGTATATGGATTCATAATACTGACTTTAACAGGAATGTATTTGTTAGATACATACCATCCAGAGAAAGAAATTGCTGGGTTACAAGCTCCGACTCGCATCCTGATTAGCAGTTTAATAGTTGCCATCATCACTTCCGTGTTAATTAATCTATCGGGAAACTGGGAACGTGATCCAGTGGGGATGCGGGGTATATTACTAGTTAACCTGGGAATCTTTACTATCTGGGCAATGATCTTAAGAATATGGGCATTTAATTGGTGGCGATCGCAAGCCCAACAAAGTCGTTGGTTAATGCTAGGAGCCAACAATCATGCCATAAAATTTGCCCAAATGTTCTTAACCCAAAATCCATTGGGGCGATTAGTGATCCTGACGGAAACTGGTCAACATATCCCTGAATTAGCAGAAATCGAACCCCAATTAAGTCATGAAGGATCTCTCAATGATTTATCATATTGGAGTCATCAACCCTTATCGGGAGTAGTAGTAGGAACTCAAATAAGTCTCTCTGATCAACAAGTGCAGAGTCTCATGCAACTCCGACTAAAAGGGATTCCCGTGTACCGTCTACCTGATATTTGGGAAACTCTATGCTACAAACTTCCCTCATCTCTACTTGAGGATGAGTGGTTTGCCTTTAGTAGTGGGTTTAACCTCGTATTTTGTGGTGACAGACTCAAAATCAAACGGGTTACGGATATAATCGTTACTGGTCTATTGTCTGTGCTGGTGTCGCCAATCATGATATTTGTAGGACTGATCATCAAATTAGATAGTCCAGTCCCAATTTTTTATAGTCAATTACGAACAGGATTGTATGGTAAACCATTTCGGGTTTACAAATTCCGTTCAATGTATCAAGACGCGGAAAAAAGAGGCGCACAATGGGCCAGTCAACGTGACCCCCGCATTACCAGAGTAGGATATTGGCTACGAGTTCTGCGAATTGATGAACTCCCCCAAATTTGGAATGTTTTGCGTGGAGAAATGAGTCTGATTGGTCCACGTCCAGAAAGGCCAGAGTTTGATGTCAAGCTCAAAGAAGCAATTCCTTATTACGAAATGCGTTATCTAGTCAAACCAGGAATTACTGGTTGGGCCCAAGTGCTTTATCCCTACGGATCTTCTCTAGAAGATGCCTATGAAAAACTGGCTTACGACCTTTACTACATCAAAAACTATTCCTTATGGTTGGATATAGTCATAGTCTTGAAAACCATCAGAGTTGTTTTATTAGGTAAAGGCAGATGA
- the galE gene encoding UDP-glucose 4-epimerase GalE yields MNQKVLVTGGAGYIGSHVVRQLGEAGYDVVVYDNCSTGVAQAVLHGQLIVGDLGDIDRLYQVFGKYQFSAVLHFAASLVVPESVAQPLDYYANNTRNTLNLLRCCSIMGVNQLIFSSTAAVYGEPRENPVTELTPTLPINPYGRSKLMSEWMIQDYGMASRLRYVILRYFNVAGADPGGRIGQNSSNATHLIASACNAALKRQPEFKIFGNDFPTPDGTGIRDYIHVEDLAAAHVDGLRYLEQDGESQILNCGYGKGYSVRQVVERVKIIAGVNFPVIEVARRPGDPACVTADAEKIKQVLNWQPKYNNLDNIISSFLAWERSKVLLSRVS; encoded by the coding sequence ATGAATCAAAAAGTCTTGGTGACAGGAGGTGCCGGCTATATTGGTTCCCACGTCGTGCGTCAACTAGGTGAGGCTGGCTATGATGTGGTTGTATATGACAATTGTTCTACAGGAGTAGCGCAAGCCGTACTTCATGGTCAGCTAATTGTTGGCGACTTAGGAGATATAGACCGCCTTTACCAAGTCTTTGGCAAATATCAATTTAGTGCAGTGCTGCATTTTGCCGCCAGTCTAGTTGTACCAGAATCCGTTGCCCAACCCCTTGATTACTACGCCAACAACACCCGGAATACTCTGAACTTACTGCGTTGCTGTAGTATCATGGGGGTTAACCAGTTGATATTTTCCAGTACAGCCGCAGTTTACGGCGAACCTAGAGAAAATCCCGTCACAGAGCTTACTCCTACCCTGCCCATTAACCCCTACGGTCGCTCCAAACTGATGAGCGAATGGATGATTCAAGACTACGGAATGGCATCTCGGCTGCGGTATGTAATTCTCCGTTATTTTAACGTTGCGGGAGCAGACCCTGGTGGTAGAATCGGACAAAACTCAAGCAATGCAACTCATTTAATTGCCAGTGCTTGTAATGCAGCCCTGAAACGCCAACCAGAATTCAAGATATTTGGCAATGATTTCCCCACCCCAGATGGGACAGGAATTAGAGATTATATCCATGTTGAAGACCTAGCCGCAGCCCATGTTGATGGGTTACGCTATCTAGAACAGGATGGTGAAAGTCAAATTCTTAATTGTGGCTATGGAAAAGGTTATAGTGTCAGACAAGTTGTGGAACGGGTCAAGATAATTGCTGGAGTAAATTTTCCCGTCATTGAAGTGGCGCGTCGTCCTGGAGATCCAGCCTGTGTTACCGCTGATGCAGAAAAAATCAAACAGGTATTGAATTGGCAACCCAAGTATAATAACCTAGATAATATCATCTCTAGCTTTCTCGCTTGGGAAAGAAGCAAAGTTTTACTGAGCAGAGTTTCATGA
- a CDS encoding 3-deoxy-7-phosphoheptulonate synthase produces MINKLINTNIKSSHVLPTPNEVKAKLPLTKTVENTILKFRQEIENILDFQDRRKFIVVGPCSIHDPKAAIEYGERLLSLAEKVEDKLLLIMRVYFEKPRTTVGWKGLINDPKMDDSFHVEEGILIARNLLLKLTDLGLPTATEALDPIIPQYISELVSWSAIGARTTESQTHREMASGLSMPVGFKNGTDGNIQVAVNALKSAKTPHNFLGINQKGQVSVFQTRGNAHGHVILRGGNQPNFDAENIQLVEEQLKAANLSPRIVVDCSHGNTNKDYRLQSLVFENIIQQIVDGNNSIVGMMLESNLYEGSQVITGNREDLKYGVSVTDKCINWEETERIILAAHSKLQ; encoded by the coding sequence ATGATCAACAAATTAATTAATACTAACATTAAGAGTTCTCATGTTTTACCAACTCCTAATGAGGTTAAGGCAAAATTACCTTTAACTAAAACTGTCGAAAATACAATTTTAAAATTCAGACAAGAAATAGAAAATATTTTAGATTTTCAAGATCGACGTAAATTCATTGTCGTCGGTCCTTGTTCAATTCATGATCCAAAAGCAGCGATAGAATATGGAGAAAGGTTGCTAAGTTTAGCAGAAAAGGTTGAGGATAAACTACTGTTGATTATGCGGGTTTATTTTGAAAAGCCCAGAACTACTGTAGGCTGGAAAGGGTTAATTAATGATCCCAAAATGGATGATTCTTTTCATGTAGAAGAAGGAATTTTAATTGCCAGAAACTTACTATTAAAGTTAACAGATTTAGGATTACCAACTGCTACAGAAGCACTTGACCCAATCATACCTCAATATATAAGTGAACTGGTTTCCTGGTCTGCAATTGGTGCAAGGACAACCGAATCGCAAACACACCGAGAAATGGCTAGTGGTTTATCCATGCCAGTAGGGTTTAAAAATGGTACTGATGGTAATATTCAAGTTGCTGTAAATGCCCTCAAATCAGCAAAAACTCCCCATAATTTCCTGGGTATTAATCAAAAGGGACAAGTGAGTGTATTTCAAACTAGGGGAAATGCTCATGGTCATGTAATTTTGCGTGGTGGAAATCAGCCTAATTTCGATGCCGAGAATATTCAGTTAGTAGAGGAACAATTAAAAGCGGCTAACTTATCACCAAGAATAGTTGTTGATTGTAGTCATGGTAATACTAATAAAGATTACAGACTACAATCATTGGTATTTGAGAATATTATTCAGCAAATAGTAGATGGTAATAATTCCATTGTGGGAATGATGCTAGAATCAAATTTGTATGAAGGTAGTCAAGTAATTACGGGAAATCGTGAAGATCTAAAATATGGTGTTTCCGTAACTGATAAATGTATTAATTGGGAAGAAACAGAAAGAATTATTTTGGCTGCTCACAGCAAATTACAATAA